The Lonchura striata isolate bLonStr1 chromosome 5, bLonStr1.mat, whole genome shotgun sequence genome window below encodes:
- the OPN1SW gene encoding short-wave-sensitive opsin 1, with protein MDEEEFYLFKNQSSVGPWDGPQYHIAPVWAFYLQTIFMGLVFVAGTPLNAIVLIVTIKYKKLRQPLNYILVNISVAGLMCCVFCIFTVFIASSQGYFVFGKHMCAFEGFAGATGGLVTGWSLAFLAFERYIVICKPFGNFRFNSRHALLVVAATWIIGVGVAIPPFFGWSRYIPEGLQCSCGPDWYTVGTKYKSEYYTWFLFIFCFIVPLSLIIFSYSQLLSALRAVAAQQQESATTQKAEREVSRMVVVMVGSFCMCYVPYAALAMYMVNNREHGIDLRLVTIPAFFSKSSCVYNPIIYCFMNKQFRACIMETVCGRPMTDDSEVSSSAQRTEVSSVSSSQVGPS; from the exons ATGGACGAGGAAGAGTTCTACCTGTTCAAGAACCAGTCGTCGGTGgggccctgggatgggccccAGTACCACATCGCGCCCGTGTGGGCCTTCTACCTGCAGACCATCTTCATGGGCTTGGTGTTCGTGGCGGGCACCCCCCTGAACGCCATCGTCCTCATCGTCACCATCAAGTACAAGAAGCTGCGGCAGCCGCTCAACTACATCCTGGTGAACATCTCCGTTGCCGGCCTCATGTGCTGCGTCTTCTGCATCTTCACCGTCTTCATCGCCAGCTCCCAGGGATACTTTGTCTTCGGGAAGCACATGTGTGCCTTTGAGGGCTTTGCAGGGGCCACCGGAG GGCTCGTGACAGGCTGGTCCTTGGCCTTTCTGGCCTTTGAGCGCTACATTGTCATCTGCAAACCCTTCGGCAACTTCCGCTTCAACTCCCGCCACGCGCTGCTGGTCGTGGCGGCCACCTGGATCATCGGCGTCGGCGTCGCCATCCCGCCCTTCTTCGGCTGGAGCAG gtacATCCCCgaggggctgcagtgctcctgcGGCCCTGACTGGTACACGGTGGGCACCAAGTACAAGAGCGAGTACTACACCTGGTTCCTCTTCATCTTCTGCTTCATCGTCCCCCTCTCCCTCATCATCTTCTCCTACTCCCAGCTGCTCAGCGCCCTGCGGGCC gtggCGGCGCAGCAGCAGGAGTCGGCCACGACGCAGAAGGCTGAGCGGGAGGTGTCGCGCATGGTCGTGGTCATGGTGGGCTCCTTCTGCATGTGCTACGTGCCCTACGCGGCGCTGGCCATGTACATGGTGAACAACCGCGAGCACGGCATCGACCTGCGCCTCGTCACCATCCCTGCCTTCTTCTCCAAGAGCTCCTGCGTCTACAACCCCATCATCTACTGCTTCATGAACAAACAG TTCCGCGCCTGCATCATGGAGACGGTGTGCGGGCGGCCCATGACAGACGACTCCGAGGTGTCCAGCTCGGCCCAGCGCACCGAGGTCTCCTCTGTGTCCTCCAGCCAGGTCGGCCCCAGCTGA